A window of the Natrinema salifodinae genome harbors these coding sequences:
- a CDS encoding aldehyde dehydrogenase family protein: MSPNLSIEADWNELYIGGDWVPSESGEEIAVTDPSTREEIARVPAGVESDVDAAYEAAAEAQKEWQETPPIEREQIAQSYAQLLQERKDEIIELLSREAGGTRIMGETSVQISSDQAAEAATFPRRMKGEQADSNVPGKENLVRRVPQGVVTVISPWNFPLNLSGRAIGPALATGNAVVLKPATNTPITGGLLIAKLYEEAGLPDGLINVVTGHGSDIGDRVVSHPESDVVAFTGSTPVGRGVAAAAGENLSVAAMELGGNNGHIVTADADVDAAVDSGTFGSFVHQGQVCISINRHIVHEDVYDEYVEKLTERAESLPVGSVHDPDTVVGPIIDESQRDEMLGYVEETVDAGATLETGGETVEVDGVDDSLVVAPTVLSDVTNEMSAACFEHFGPIAPVIPFSDIEEAIEIHDDTEYGLSGSVHAGDVGTGLQIAERLDTGMVHVNDQPVNDEAHVPFGGTKASGVGGYNSTDIMDEVTEKKWISLQHDEREYPF, encoded by the coding sequence ATGTCACCTAACCTCTCGATCGAAGCCGACTGGAACGAACTCTACATCGGCGGCGACTGGGTCCCCTCCGAGAGCGGCGAGGAGATCGCGGTCACGGACCCCTCGACACGCGAGGAGATCGCGCGCGTCCCGGCCGGCGTCGAATCGGACGTCGATGCCGCCTACGAGGCCGCCGCCGAGGCCCAGAAGGAGTGGCAGGAGACGCCGCCGATCGAACGCGAGCAGATCGCCCAGAGCTACGCGCAGCTACTCCAGGAGCGCAAAGACGAGATCATCGAGCTGCTGTCCCGCGAGGCCGGCGGCACGCGGATCATGGGCGAGACGTCCGTCCAGATCTCGTCGGACCAGGCGGCCGAGGCGGCCACGTTCCCGCGGCGGATGAAGGGCGAGCAGGCCGACTCGAACGTTCCGGGAAAGGAGAACCTCGTTCGCCGCGTTCCGCAGGGCGTCGTCACGGTGATCTCGCCGTGGAACTTCCCGCTGAATCTCTCGGGACGGGCCATCGGGCCGGCGCTCGCCACCGGGAACGCGGTCGTGCTCAAGCCCGCGACGAACACGCCCATCACGGGCGGGTTGCTCATCGCGAAGCTGTACGAGGAGGCGGGGCTGCCGGACGGGCTGATCAACGTCGTGACCGGCCACGGCTCCGACATCGGGGATCGGGTGGTGAGCCACCCCGAGAGCGACGTCGTCGCCTTCACCGGCTCGACGCCGGTCGGTCGCGGGGTCGCCGCCGCGGCCGGCGAGAACCTCTCCGTGGCGGCGATGGAGCTGGGCGGCAACAACGGCCACATCGTCACCGCGGACGCCGACGTGGACGCGGCGGTCGATTCGGGCACCTTCGGTTCGTTCGTCCACCAGGGCCAGGTCTGCATCTCGATCAACCGCCATATCGTCCACGAGGACGTCTACGACGAGTACGTCGAGAAGCTGACCGAGCGCGCCGAGTCGCTGCCGGTCGGCAGCGTCCACGATCCGGACACGGTCGTCGGGCCGATCATCGACGAGAGCCAGCGCGACGAGATGCTCGGCTACGTCGAGGAGACGGTCGACGCCGGTGCGACGCTCGAGACCGGCGGCGAGACGGTCGAGGTAGACGGCGTCGACGACTCGTTAGTGGTCGCGCCGACGGTGCTCTCGGACGTGACCAACGAGATGTCCGCCGCGTGTTTCGAGCACTTCGGCCCCATCGCGCCGGTCATCCCGTTCTCCGATATCGAGGAGGCGATCGAGATCCACGACGACACCGAGTACGGTCTCTCGGGGTCGGTCCACGCCGGCGACGTGGGAACGGGCCTGCAGATCGCCGAGCGACTGGACACCGGGATGGTCCACGTCAACGACCAGCCGGTCAACGACGAGGCTCACGTCCCGTTCGGCGGGACGAAGGCCTCCGGCGTCGGCGGCTACAACAGCACCGACATCATGGACGAGGTCACCGAGAAGAAGTGGATCTCACTGCAACACGACGAGCGGGAGTATCCGTTCTGA
- a CDS encoding DUF7342 family protein, whose translation MGSGEPPEQPPGLADEWGAQKDQQSTRERIYGVALQLYEPTRVAAVADQANVSKETAREYLKWFAEIGMVTQDAESPALFSRNEAYFEWRRIQRLQTQSLEELERELEHLVAKERDYRDRYDADGPGDVDALEHADYADLESVWMDLQEWRTVRRRIRELEHARQNRNGSAHAPA comes from the coding sequence ATGGGTTCGGGTGAGCCTCCAGAGCAGCCGCCTGGATTGGCCGACGAATGGGGTGCCCAGAAAGACCAGCAGTCGACCAGAGAGCGCATCTACGGCGTGGCACTCCAACTGTACGAGCCAACGCGTGTCGCGGCCGTCGCAGACCAGGCTAACGTCTCGAAGGAGACCGCTCGCGAGTATCTCAAATGGTTCGCGGAGATCGGGATGGTGACCCAAGACGCTGAATCGCCCGCTCTGTTCAGCCGAAACGAAGCGTACTTCGAATGGCGACGCATCCAGCGTCTCCAGACGCAATCTCTCGAAGAGTTAGAACGGGAATTGGAGCACCTCGTCGCGAAAGAACGCGACTATCGCGACCGATACGACGCCGACGGACCTGGGGATGTCGACGCGCTCGAGCACGCCGACTACGCCGATCTCGAGTCGGTGTGGATGGACCTCCAGGAGTGGCGGACGGTCCGACGGCGGATTCGCGAACTCGAGCACGCCCGACAGAACCGAAACGGGAGCGCACACGCTCCGGCGTGA
- the trmY gene encoding tRNA (pseudouridine(54)-N(1))-methyltransferase TrmY, translating into MRQFVLIGHDVPTDPDFSLDDLAGGAGRLDALCRSITASFVTSHGIREDVRVHLIAQDELTIVFDGSDLQRLNPDERSTAALVRKALEHRDEAIGALPAEPSPGIEVYRRGFEATLEELAADGTVVQLHEDGDAAADVDPTALADPIFVLSDHQDFTDDEAALLSDVADRRLRLGPQLLHADQAITIAHHYLDTEGYEQF; encoded by the coding sequence ATGCGCCAGTTCGTGCTCATCGGTCACGACGTCCCGACGGACCCCGATTTCTCGCTGGACGACCTCGCGGGCGGGGCCGGTCGCCTCGACGCGCTCTGTCGGTCGATCACCGCCTCCTTCGTCACCTCTCACGGCATTCGGGAGGACGTTCGAGTGCACCTGATCGCCCAAGACGAACTCACCATCGTCTTCGACGGCAGCGACCTCCAGCGGCTCAACCCCGACGAGCGCAGCACCGCCGCGCTGGTCCGCAAGGCTCTCGAGCACCGCGACGAGGCCATCGGCGCGCTCCCGGCCGAACCCAGCCCCGGCATCGAGGTCTACCGCCGCGGATTCGAGGCCACGCTCGAGGAACTCGCCGCCGACGGCACGGTCGTCCAGCTCCACGAGGACGGCGACGCGGCGGCCGACGTCGACCCGACGGCACTCGCGGATCCGATCTTCGTGCTCTCGGACCACCAGGACTTCACCGACGACGAAGCGGCGCTGCTCTCGGACGTCGCCGACCGGCGACTCCGGCTCGGGCCGCAGTTGTTGCACGCGGACCAGGCGATCACGATTGCACACCACTACCTGGACACCGAGGGCTACGAACAGTTCTAA
- a CDS encoding metal-dependent hydrolase, which yields MWPWGHLAVAYLLYTIVTHRRFGRTPRAIPAIAVAIGSQTPDLIDKPLAWNFGILPGGRTLAHSLFVVALLVPAVLVLADRLDRRPVGVAFLLGYCSHLLADIPPAVFSGEFAYAAYLLWPAVEQPPEDPVAGILDAFLHYYAMGPYEWLQFGLLAVAAIAWYRDGAPGLGLVRASIARRLGVGS from the coding sequence ATGTGGCCTTGGGGACACCTCGCCGTCGCGTACCTGCTGTACACCATCGTTACGCACCGTCGGTTCGGCCGCACGCCGCGCGCGATTCCGGCGATCGCGGTCGCGATCGGCTCGCAGACGCCCGATCTGATCGATAAGCCGCTCGCGTGGAACTTCGGAATCCTCCCCGGCGGTCGGACCCTCGCGCACTCGCTGTTCGTCGTCGCGCTGCTCGTCCCGGCCGTGCTCGTCCTCGCGGACCGGCTCGACCGCCGCCCGGTCGGCGTCGCCTTCCTCCTCGGCTACTGCTCGCACCTCCTCGCCGATATCCCGCCCGCGGTCTTCTCCGGCGAGTTCGCCTACGCGGCCTACCTCCTGTGGCCCGCGGTCGAGCAGCCGCCGGAGGACCCCGTCGCCGGCATCCTCGACGCGTTCCTCCACTACTACGCCATGGGGCCCTACGAGTGGCTCCAGTTCGGCCTGCTGGCCGTCGCCGCCATCGCCTGGTACCGCGACGGCGCGCCGGGGCTCGGTCTCGTGCGCGCTTCGATCGCCAGGCGACTGGGCGTCGGCTCCTGA
- a CDS encoding HVO_A0556 family zinc finger protein, producing the protein MAKSESSQSGGHRQLLAILEGRSCPNCPDGELERGTYKDNQAVLCNSCGTPQVQVWPTSLD; encoded by the coding sequence ATGGCGAAATCAGAGTCGTCGCAGTCAGGCGGTCACCGACAGTTGCTCGCGATCCTTGAGGGACGGTCCTGTCCGAACTGCCCCGACGGCGAACTCGAGCGGGGCACGTACAAGGACAACCAGGCCGTCCTCTGTAACAGCTGCGGGACGCCGCAGGTTCAGGTCTGGCCGACGTCGCTCGACTGA
- a CDS encoding DUF7511 domain-containing protein — protein sequence MTDADIHPPDGEESRIALDHVTIENPDAPDECAMFPRDASEDEMQTAWISAYDDSFVNLETMR from the coding sequence ATGACCGACGCCGATATCCACCCGCCCGACGGCGAGGAATCAAGAATCGCACTGGACCACGTCACGATCGAAAACCCTGACGCTCCCGACGAGTGTGCGATGTTTCCTCGTGACGCCAGCGAGGACGAGATGCAGACCGCCTGGATTTCGGCCTACGACGACTCGTTCGTCAACCTCGAGACGATGCGCTAG
- a CDS encoding S1C family serine protease — protein MNDFRLDRRSLLAAASAGLAGAVAGCAEPRIDRSIEGSSSYDIDRENLADGSVFTDLYTELIESVTQVRVFGIKDPNTGAEGRGQGSGFLYDERHVVTNDHVIANGEAADLRYITGDWTGTTLVGRDYHSDLAVLEVDHVPESATPLSLTDRRPVVGQQVAALGNPLGFEGSMSAGIVSGVDRTLTVSERRFSFPNVVQTDAAVNPGNSGGPLVDLDGEVVGVVNSGGGDNMGFAISAALAERVVPELIESGSYDHSYMGVGLRSVDRLVAEANDLDEATGVMITDVVSESAAEGVIKPASRTVRRRNEPIPVGGDIVLAMDGDPIPDRHALETHLALETRPGDRLTLRLRRGDRTITRDLTLGKRPSLSA, from the coding sequence ATGAACGATTTCCGACTGGATCGGCGGTCGCTTCTCGCGGCCGCGAGCGCCGGCCTGGCCGGCGCCGTCGCCGGGTGTGCCGAGCCCAGGATCGATCGGTCGATCGAGGGAAGTTCCTCGTACGATATCGACCGGGAGAATCTGGCGGACGGCTCGGTCTTCACCGATCTCTATACCGAACTCATCGAATCGGTCACCCAGGTTCGCGTCTTCGGCATCAAGGATCCCAACACGGGCGCCGAGGGCCGCGGGCAGGGATCGGGCTTCCTCTACGACGAGCGCCACGTCGTCACCAACGATCACGTCATCGCCAACGGCGAGGCGGCCGATCTCCGGTACATTACCGGCGACTGGACGGGGACCACGCTCGTCGGTCGGGACTACCACAGCGATCTGGCCGTCCTCGAAGTCGACCACGTTCCCGAGTCGGCGACGCCGCTCTCGCTGACCGATCGGCGGCCCGTCGTCGGCCAGCAGGTGGCCGCGCTCGGCAATCCCTTGGGGTTCGAAGGATCGATGTCGGCGGGGATCGTCAGCGGTGTCGATCGGACGCTTACCGTCTCCGAGCGGCGGTTCTCCTTCCCGAACGTCGTTCAGACTGACGCGGCGGTCAACCCCGGTAACAGCGGCGGCCCGCTCGTCGACCTCGACGGCGAGGTCGTCGGCGTCGTCAACTCCGGCGGCGGCGACAACATGGGCTTTGCAATTTCGGCCGCGCTGGCCGAGCGGGTCGTCCCCGAACTCATCGAGTCGGGGTCGTACGACCACTCCTATATGGGGGTCGGGCTCCGCTCCGTCGACCGACTCGTCGCCGAGGCCAACGACCTCGACGAGGCGACCGGCGTCATGATCACGGACGTCGTCAGCGAGTCGGCCGCCGAAGGCGTCATCAAACCCGCTTCCCGGACCGTTCGACGGCGCAACGAACCGATCCCCGTCGGCGGGGACATCGTTCTCGCGATGGACGGCGACCCGATTCCCGACCGCCACGCGCTCGAGACGCACCTCGCGCTCGAAACCAGGCCCGGGGACCGGCTCACGCTTCGGCTCCGGCGCGGCGATCGGACGATCACCAGAGACCTGACCCTCGGGAAGCGTCCCTCGCTCTCGGCCTAG
- a CDS encoding tRNA pseudouridine(54/55) synthase Pus10, whose translation MITEDARALLSTGPVCDSCLGRPFADRSFGLTNAERGRALRTTVALADDEPYEADDPADCWVCEGYCGTFDAVAETIVDALDGVDFDTYQVGTRVPPLVEENERLVREDAGLEPDVGESIKREVNREVGRRVGAKTGTEVDFDRPDVLAVVDLEGFDPLEALDSESVTGHAVDVQINPAFVYGRYRKLERDIPQTEWPCRECGGSGVQLGDDGEEPCDYCGGSGYMYDTSVEQVVRPHVVDAMDGDEGTFHGAGREDVDARMLDEGRPFVLEVKRPRVRDPDPAELEREINEAANGSVEVEGLRLATYEMVERVKEHDASKRYRADVEFADPIDEADFEAALEELSGTTVEQYTPQRVDHRRAGLTRERTVHEIDGDLETPTAAEVRLHGEGGLYVKELISSDDGRTEPSLAGLLETDAEVTALDVTGVEGEDEPFELEEYFRDEPRAADVDGEESETAD comes from the coding sequence ATGATCACGGAAGACGCCCGCGCGCTGCTCTCGACGGGGCCCGTCTGCGACTCCTGTCTCGGACGGCCCTTCGCCGACCGGAGCTTCGGGTTGACCAACGCCGAGCGCGGCCGAGCGCTGCGGACGACGGTCGCGCTGGCCGACGACGAGCCCTACGAGGCCGACGACCCCGCCGACTGCTGGGTCTGCGAGGGCTACTGCGGCACCTTCGACGCCGTCGCCGAGACCATCGTCGACGCCCTCGACGGCGTCGACTTCGACACCTACCAGGTCGGCACGCGCGTTCCGCCGCTGGTCGAGGAGAACGAGCGCCTGGTCCGCGAGGACGCAGGTCTCGAACCGGACGTCGGCGAGTCGATCAAGCGCGAGGTCAACCGGGAAGTCGGACGGCGCGTCGGCGCGAAGACGGGTACCGAGGTCGACTTCGACCGGCCGGACGTCCTGGCGGTCGTCGATCTCGAGGGATTCGATCCGCTCGAGGCTCTCGATTCGGAGTCCGTCACGGGCCACGCGGTCGACGTACAGATCAATCCCGCGTTCGTCTACGGCCGCTACCGCAAGCTCGAACGGGATATTCCGCAGACCGAGTGGCCCTGTCGGGAGTGTGGCGGCAGCGGCGTCCAGCTGGGCGACGACGGCGAGGAGCCCTGTGACTACTGCGGCGGCTCCGGCTACATGTACGACACCAGCGTCGAGCAGGTCGTCCGCCCGCACGTCGTCGACGCGATGGACGGCGACGAGGGCACCTTCCACGGCGCGGGCCGGGAGGACGTCGACGCCCGCATGCTCGACGAGGGGCGGCCCTTCGTCCTCGAAGTGAAGCGGCCCCGCGTGCGCGATCCCGACCCCGCGGAACTCGAGCGCGAAATCAACGAGGCTGCCAACGGGAGCGTCGAGGTCGAGGGCCTGCGGCTCGCGACCTACGAGATGGTCGAGCGCGTCAAGGAACACGACGCGAGCAAGCGCTACCGCGCCGACGTCGAGTTCGCCGACCCGATCGACGAGGCCGATTTCGAGGCCGCCCTCGAGGAACTCTCGGGCACCACCGTCGAGCAGTACACTCCCCAGCGGGTCGACCACCGCCGCGCCGGCCTCACCCGCGAGCGGACGGTCCACGAGATCGACGGCGACCTCGAAACGCCGACCGCGGCCGAGGTCCGACTCCACGGCGAGGGCGGCCTCTACGTGAAGGAGCTCATCAGCAGCGACGACGGCCGAACCGAGCCGAGCCTGGCGGGCCTGCTCGAGACCGACGCCGAGGTGACGGCCTTGGACGTGACCGGCGTCGAAGGCGAGGACGAGCCGTTCGAGCTCGAGGAGTACTTCCGGGACGAGCCGCGGGCCGCCGACGTCGACGGCGAGGAATCGGAGACGGCGGACTGA
- the rnhB gene encoding ribonuclease HII, with product MPFGVDEAGKGPALGSMFAAAVYLEEPGDLPDGIRDSKRLAPERRQALAATLREDDRIAVGVAEITPARIDDPETDMNSLAVTAHADAIEAAVADLGPNEAASERLAGLCDACDTDADRFARRVADACAPTAIDVAVDARHGADDESPLVGAASVIAKVERDAHIAALAEEYGPIGSGYPGDSTTREFLASYVDEHGDLPPFARESWSTCEDVLAEAQQTGLGQF from the coding sequence ATGCCATTCGGCGTCGACGAGGCCGGCAAGGGTCCCGCGCTCGGGTCGATGTTCGCTGCGGCCGTCTACCTCGAGGAGCCAGGCGACCTCCCCGACGGCATCAGGGACTCGAAGCGGCTCGCGCCCGAGCGACGCCAGGCTCTAGCGGCGACGCTGCGCGAGGACGACCGGATCGCAGTCGGCGTCGCCGAGATCACGCCGGCGCGGATCGACGATCCGGAGACGGACATGAACTCGCTGGCCGTCACGGCCCACGCGGACGCCATCGAGGCTGCGGTCGCCGATCTCGGCCCGAACGAGGCCGCGAGCGAGCGCCTGGCCGGACTCTGCGACGCCTGTGACACCGACGCCGACCGGTTCGCCAGGCGTGTCGCCGACGCCTGCGCGCCGACGGCTATCGACGTCGCGGTCGACGCGCGCCACGGCGCCGACGACGAATCGCCGCTGGTCGGCGCAGCCAGCGTCATCGCCAAGGTCGAACGCGACGCCCATATCGCCGCGCTCGCCGAGGAGTACGGCCCGATCGGTAGCGGCTATCCGGGCGATTCGACCACCCGCGAGTTCCTGGCGTCGTACGTCGACGAGCACGGCGACCTCCCGCCGTTCGCGCGCGAATCGTGGTCGACCTGCGAGGACGTGCTCGCCGAGGCCCAGCAGACGGGCCTCGGGCAGTTTTAG